A single region of the Branchiostoma lanceolatum isolate klBraLanc5 chromosome 1, klBraLanc5.hap2, whole genome shotgun sequence genome encodes:
- the LOC136431021 gene encoding glutathione S-transferase A4-like: protein MSEPGKPKLTYFNGRGQAESVRLVLAAAGIEFDEKYVETKEELEKLREGGDLLFLQLPLLEINGVKLVQVGAIVRHVARRAALYGKNNVESAKCDMLAEGARDFNEIFNALPFAPDRSAAEDEIQDNVLPRWLPIFEQALDDNGTGFLVGTGMTFADVALLEPLLTISELYPYALEDYSKLEDFLSYMREVPNLAKYLNSSHRKPPADDKYVELVQGILS, encoded by the exons ATGTCCGAGCCAGGAAAACCGAAGCTGACGTACTTTAACGGCCGAGGCCAGGCCGAGAGCGTCCGGCTGGTGTTGGCGGCAGCCGGGATAGAG TTTGACGAGAAGTACGTTGAAACGAAAGAAGAGCTAGAAAAGCTGCGGGAAG GTGGAGACCTGCTGTTTCTCCAACTCCCTCTGCTGGAGATAAACGGGGTGAAGTTGGTCCAGGTGGGAGCCATCGTCCGCCATGTTGCCAGACGCGCTGCTCTCTATGGCAAGAACAACGTGGAGTCGGCTAA GTGCGACATGTTGGCTGAAGGCGCGCGAGACTTTAACGAGATCTTCAACGCCCTGCCCTTCGCGCCGGACCGCTCGGCAGCCGAGGATGAGATCCAGGACAACGTGCTGCCCAGATGGCTGCCGATATTCGAGCAG GCCCTTGATGATAACGGGACTGGTTTCCTGGTCGGCACGGGCATGACGTTTGCTGATGTGGCCTTGTTGGAACCGCTTCTAACCATCTCGGAGTTGTATCCCTACGCGCTGGAGGACTATTCCAAGTTGGAG GACTTCCTGAGCTACATGCGTGAAGTGCCCAACCTGGCAAAATATCTGAACTCCAGTCACCGCAAGCCGCCTGCAGACGACAAATATGTGGAACTAGTGCAGGGCATTCTTTCGTAA
- the LOC136431030 gene encoding rhodopsin, G0-coupled-like has product MTPANNTTEASEWSPAELGVSATVMGVYLTIVGLVATVGNATVVLLFILKWRQLCRKAPNLLIINLAAADLCITIFGYPFSASSGYAHQWLFSDAICTMYGFSCFLLSMVSMHTLCLISVHRYITICRPEHASQLTMNRTILAVVGAWLYALTMAIPPLFNITRYKQEPFGLSCTIDFHVTSTADLVYLGVLIVLGYVINVAVMGYCYFKIVRKFSKHRFRDVRDIRTSNQHSFERGVTLRCILMTLLYLISWTPYTALAIWTMVGPPPPVEVGLVAALTAKTHCAFNPILYTLMSEVYRKLVLRTMCPCCFNRIGGNLARAPAEDSRHSGNPDIFTVAYSSREQAVHIRNPRRFCFVMETASENLGIDDEVFTGQIVPCSRLKTGGPSVEGLGGPEVTQRPSVSGSERSLSLLLDVLPKRRSSSERAASSSVRGSHNTVSSSSLRQTTCHHGSSQQPSGRKDTRTRQSHTDGKTRPTGGRVSKRSSSHSQQAFDAVAEAWREAEAMAGGYNVERQPPTDTKPTKCASESLGGRPSNKCSTDAHDLGGSHRYMASIKTSTGTKGRAKDQSGVRWTEVDDTKLSSASKTSDGKKTSKTDRTKRTVFGMSRKHAYIVD; this is encoded by the exons ATGACCCCGGCCAACAACACCACAGAAGCCAGCGAGTGGAGCCCGGCAGAGCTTGGCGTGTCCGCCACCGTCATGGGTGTATATCTCACCATAGTAG GTCTGGTGGCGACCGTCGGTAACGCTACAGTGGTGCTGCTGTTTATCCTGAAGTGGAGGCAGCTCTGCCGAAAGGCGCCCAACCTGCTTATCATCAACCTAGCAGCAGCCGACCTCTGCATAACCATATTTGGATATCCGTTTTCTGCGTCCTCGGGTTACGCCCACCAATGGCTATTCTCTGACGCCATCTGCACG ATGTACGGGTTCAGCTGTTTCCTGTTGTCCATGGTGAGCATGCACACCCTGTGCCTCATCAGCGTGCACAGGTACATCACCATCTGCCGCCCTGAGCACG CCAGTCAGCTGACAATGAACAGGACGATATTGGCCGTGGTCGGGGCCTGGCTGTATGCGCTCACCATGGCGATTCCACCACTGTTCAACATTACAAG GTATAAGCAAGAGCCATTTGGTCTTTCCTGTACCATCGACTTCCACGTGACCTCTACGGCTGACCTGGTGTACCTGGGTGTCCTGATCGTGCTGGGCTACGTCATCAATGTCGCAGTCATGGGATACTGTTACTTCAAAATCGTCAGGAA GTTCTCCAAACATCGGTTCCGGGATGTGCGTGACATCAGGACGAGTAACCAGCACAGCTTCGAACGGGGAGTGACCCTG CGGTGCATCCTGATGACGCTTCTCTATCTGATATCCTGGACGCCTTACACGGCCCTGGCGATCTGGACCATGGTCGGGCCCCCGCCGCCGGTGGAAGTCGGTTTGGTGGCCGCCCTGACCGCCAAGACACACTGTGCCTTCAACCCCATATTATACACGCTCATGAGCGAG GTGTACCGGAAGCTGGTGCTCCGCACCATGTGCCCCTGTTGCTTCAACCGGATCGGCGGCAACCTGGCCAGGGCACCGGCGGAGGACAGCAGACACTCCGGCAACCCAGACATCTTCACCGTGGCCTACAGCAGCCGCGAGCAGGCCGTGCATATCAGGAATCCCAGGCGGTTCTGTTTCGTCATGGAGACGGCGTCAGAAAATCTGGGCATTGACGACGAAGTCTTCACGGGCCAGATTGTTCCGTGCAGTCGGCTGAAGACGGGGGGACCCAGCGTGGAGGGTTTGGGCGGCCCCGAAGTCACGCAGCGGCCGTCAGTATCGGGAAGTGAACGGTCTCTGTCACTCTTGCTGGACGTCTTACCCAAGCGACGTTCGAGTTCTGAGAGGGCAGCTTCGTCGTCCGTTCGTGGTTCTCACAATACGGTGTCGTCGTCGTCACTGAGGCAAACGACATGTCATCATGGGTCTTCACAACAACCGTCTGGGAGAAAGGATACTAGAACGAGACAGTCCCACACGGACGGGAAAACTCGACCCACCGGAGGTCGCGTGAGTAAACGTTCATCTAGTCATTCCCAACAGGCGTTCGACGCAGTAGCCGAGGCATGGCGTGAAGCAGAGGCCATGGCCGGGGGCTATAATGTAGAGCGTCAACCACCAACAGACACAAAACCCACGAAGTGCGCCTCGGAATCGCTAGGGGGCAGGCCTTCCAACAAGTGTAGTACAGATGCACATGATCTTGGGGGCTCGCACAGGTACATGGCTAGTATCAAGACATCTACAGGCACGAAAGGACGAGCGAAAGATCAGTCAGGCGTCAGATGGACCGAGGTTGATGATACAAAACTCTCATCTGCTTCAAAAACATCGGATGGAAAGAAAACAAGTAAAACAGACAGGACAAAGAGAACCGTTTTTGGCATGTCGAGAAAGCACGCGTATATTGTGGATTAG